A window of Pirellula sp. SH-Sr6A contains these coding sequences:
- a CDS encoding LssY C-terminal domain-containing protein, whose product MGYAYRHPAIDQTPGVITTRDHHPGDPINLALIGSERDLRRVMLASGWLVADPLSIKDDLRIAADTVLGESYVNAPVSNLFLWGRKEDVAFEQPVGNDPRKRHHVRFWQSSELDADSQPAWMGSASYDKHVGLSHTTGQITHHIAADVDAERDHLFETLRASGGLASEQEVKNFHTIREGRNGGGDPWYTDGRLLIGTLAKSSE is encoded by the coding sequence GTGGGTTATGCATATCGACACCCGGCGATTGATCAAACTCCAGGCGTTATAACTACCAGGGATCATCATCCGGGCGATCCGATCAATTTAGCTTTGATTGGATCCGAACGCGATTTGAGACGAGTCATGCTCGCTTCGGGGTGGCTGGTTGCCGACCCACTAAGCATCAAAGACGATTTGAGGATCGCAGCGGACACGGTGCTCGGGGAATCCTACGTCAACGCTCCGGTCAGCAATCTGTTTCTTTGGGGGCGAAAGGAAGATGTGGCGTTTGAACAACCCGTCGGCAACGATCCACGGAAACGGCATCATGTTCGATTCTGGCAATCATCTGAGCTCGATGCCGATTCGCAACCAGCCTGGATGGGTTCTGCCTCCTACGACAAGCATGTTGGACTTAGTCACACGACAGGCCAAATCACTCACCATATCGCAGCAGACGTTGACGCCGAGCGTGACCATCTTTTCGAAACCTTGCGAGCCAGCGGTGGGCTTGCCAGCGAACAGGAAGTTAAGAATTTTCACACTATACGGGAGGGGCGCAATGGTGGCGGCGACCCGTGGTATACCGACGGTCGTTTATTGATCGGCACATTGGCGAAGAGCTCGGAATGA
- a CDS encoding dienelactone hydrolase family protein, protein MCDQDHFDEDAKKYSRRDLGVMVSAGIGAALLFPSTAHAVEVAENEVDIKTPDGVCDAYFVTPKNGAHAAVTVWPDIFGLRPAFRQMGKRLAECGYSVLVVNPFYRSKKAPVAQDASSTPIQDVFPLARTLSEKTHIDDAKALVAWLDAQPQTDTKKKIGTIGYCMGGPIVMRTAAAVPERIGAGGTFHGGGLVTQRPDSPHLLIPKMKARFLICIAENDDQKEPETKNVLTDSFAQANLPAEIEVYKAGHGWCPPDTKVYNQELSEKAWARLLVLFENALA, encoded by the coding sequence ATGTGCGATCAAGATCATTTTGACGAAGATGCAAAGAAGTACTCACGCAGGGATTTAGGCGTGATGGTTTCAGCTGGCATTGGTGCCGCCTTGTTATTCCCAAGTACGGCACACGCAGTAGAAGTCGCTGAGAATGAAGTCGACATCAAGACGCCGGATGGTGTTTGTGATGCGTACTTCGTTACGCCCAAAAACGGCGCACATGCTGCAGTAACTGTTTGGCCAGATATCTTCGGCTTGCGCCCTGCGTTCAGACAGATGGGCAAGCGGCTTGCAGAATGTGGTTACAGCGTGCTGGTAGTCAATCCATTTTACCGATCCAAGAAAGCGCCAGTAGCACAGGATGCAAGCAGCACACCAATTCAAGATGTTTTTCCACTAGCGCGTACATTGAGCGAGAAGACGCATATCGATGATGCCAAAGCGTTAGTGGCGTGGCTCGACGCTCAGCCGCAAACCGATACGAAGAAGAAGATCGGCACGATCGGATATTGCATGGGTGGTCCAATTGTGATGCGAACCGCAGCGGCAGTTCCCGAACGCATCGGCGCTGGCGGCACGTTTCACGGCGGTGGACTCGTCACCCAAAGACCCGATAGTCCTCATCTGTTGATACCCAAGATGAAAGCGCGGTTTCTGATTTGCATTGCCGAAAACGATGACCAAAAAGAACCAGAGACAAAGAATGTGCTGACGGACTCTTTCGCTCAAGCCAACTTGCCTGCGGAGATTGAGGTCTACAAAGCAGGCCATGGATGGTGTCCTCCAGACACCAAAGTTTACAACCAAGAGCTGTCCGAAAAAGCTTGGGCGCGCCTGCTTGTTCTATTTGAGAACGCCTTGGCGTAA
- a CDS encoding alpha/beta fold hydrolase: MRLILFSGLAADANVFVSQKLTFPQLIVPAWPKPRSNDTLDSYCERLADIIRPDVGTLIGGASFGGIIAIHVAQYFRPAALILIGSLRSPSELPRWIRFCRPLKPLIPLIPVRLLQILCAPIASQLARQWCPHHCGLARQFRSADPAVFIWSLARILDWNVAPVLDCPVFHIHGDRDLVLPIRYTNADTKIAGGGHVISLTHPREVNDFIRSAITQVSGEQLEAPKSPNGAF; this comes from the coding sequence ATGCGGTTGATACTGTTTTCCGGACTTGCCGCCGACGCCAATGTCTTCGTTTCGCAGAAACTCACCTTTCCGCAATTAATCGTTCCCGCATGGCCGAAACCTCGATCAAATGATACGCTAGACTCGTACTGTGAACGACTTGCGGACATCATTCGACCGGACGTTGGCACACTCATCGGAGGTGCTTCGTTCGGTGGCATCATTGCGATACATGTCGCGCAATACTTTAGGCCCGCAGCATTGATTTTGATTGGTAGTCTTCGATCGCCTTCCGAACTGCCTCGTTGGATACGGTTTTGCCGTCCACTGAAACCGTTGATTCCGCTGATTCCGGTTCGACTGCTTCAAATTCTCTGTGCTCCGATTGCATCGCAACTTGCTCGACAATGGTGCCCACACCATTGCGGTCTAGCTCGTCAATTCCGCAGCGCCGATCCAGCGGTGTTTATATGGTCGCTTGCCCGAATTCTTGACTGGAATGTTGCTCCTGTGTTGGATTGCCCAGTGTTTCACATTCACGGTGATCGTGACCTCGTTCTGCCAATACGATATACTAATGCCGATACGAAGATTGCTGGTGGCGGCCACGTGATTTCGCTGACACATCCACGAGAGGTCAACGACTTCATCCGTTCCGCTATCACCCAAGTATCGGGCGAACAATTGGAAGCACCAAAGTCGCCGAACGGTGCGTTTTGA
- a CDS encoding transposase, with product MALGRRKSVQQQDLFITAEDLPRSVGHVFYTKLNRLLDEAGFDSWIEKLCNPYYSQARGRPGIPPGVYFRMLLVGYFEGIQSQRGIAWRCADSLSIRQFLGLKLTDHSPDHSSLTVIRERLPDTVHESVFEWVLKLASEKKLLGGKTVAVDSTTLEADAAMKSIVRRDTGEDWRSYVIGLMRAEGLVKENEEPSDEEIRRFDKNRKGKKVSNEDWVSSTDPSAKIARMKDGTTHLAYKAEHVVDMKSGMILGAEVTSADNPDSQSLEDSLHKAQIHLNEAGSDTEIQEVAADKGYHSTETLSELAEHTNYRTYIPEPKLPGGRKWSKYTCQQRQAVLANRRRAKGNKGRKLQRSRSEKVERTFAHLLETGGGRRCRLRGTVKIQKRYFLMTAAYNLGVVMRMLFGVGTSRSLQGVMRAVFSFFTAVQMHYEAFPIDRGAHYRADRRIRNRFTSSECPFQKLSRSPEIAISSTGC from the coding sequence ATGGCCCTTGGTCGACGCAAATCGGTTCAGCAGCAAGATCTCTTTATTACAGCGGAAGATCTTCCCCGCTCAGTCGGGCATGTTTTTTATACGAAATTAAATCGACTTCTCGATGAGGCAGGATTCGATTCCTGGATCGAGAAGCTCTGCAATCCCTATTACAGCCAAGCCCGCGGCCGTCCCGGTATTCCACCCGGAGTTTACTTTCGAATGCTCTTGGTAGGCTACTTCGAAGGGATTCAGTCTCAACGCGGTATTGCTTGGCGATGTGCAGATAGCCTGTCGATTCGACAGTTCCTTGGCCTTAAATTGACCGATCACTCGCCGGACCACTCCTCGCTGACTGTGATCCGTGAACGCTTACCCGATACGGTACACGAATCTGTTTTCGAATGGGTTTTAAAACTCGCTAGCGAAAAGAAGCTTCTCGGAGGGAAGACGGTAGCCGTAGACTCAACAACTCTCGAAGCCGATGCTGCTATGAAGAGCATCGTTCGAAGGGATACCGGCGAAGACTGGCGTTCCTATGTGATCGGCCTGATGCGAGCTGAGGGCCTCGTGAAGGAGAATGAAGAGCCTTCGGATGAAGAGATTCGTCGCTTCGATAAGAATCGTAAGGGGAAGAAAGTTTCTAATGAAGATTGGGTGAGCAGCACGGATCCGAGTGCCAAAATCGCAAGGATGAAAGATGGAACAACCCATCTTGCCTACAAGGCCGAACATGTCGTCGATATGAAATCGGGAATGATCTTGGGGGCGGAAGTGACCTCTGCTGACAACCCCGATTCTCAGTCGTTGGAAGATAGTCTTCACAAGGCTCAAATCCACTTGAACGAGGCTGGAAGCGATACCGAGATTCAAGAGGTAGCAGCCGACAAGGGCTACCATTCAACAGAAACCTTGTCTGAATTGGCTGAGCACACCAACTACCGAACCTATATCCCAGAGCCCAAACTTCCTGGGGGACGTAAGTGGAGTAAGTACACTTGCCAGCAACGCCAAGCGGTTCTTGCAAATAGACGAAGAGCCAAAGGGAACAAGGGCCGCAAGCTTCAACGGTCGCGAAGTGAGAAAGTGGAAAGGACGTTTGCCCATTTGCTAGAGACGGGCGGAGGTCGCCGGTGTCGGTTGCGAGGAACCGTGAAGATCCAGAAGCGATACTTTCTAATGACAGCGGCTTACAATCTGGGGGTGGTCATGCGCATGCTCTTTGGAGTCGGCACTTCGAGAAGCCTGCAGGGGGTGATGCGGGCTGTTTTTTCCTTTTTTACGGCTGTGCAAATGCATTATGAAGCCTTCCCAATCGATCGAGGCGCACATTACCGCGCCGATCGAAGAATTAGGAACCGCTTTACAAGTTCGGAATGCCCATTTCAAAAACTGAGCAGGTCACCCGAAATCGCGATATCTTCAACGGGCTGTTAG
- the lpxA gene encoding acyl-ACP--UDP-N-acetylglucosamine O-acyltransferase translates to MAIHRTAWIDAAATLHETVEVGPNVVIDGPVTIGANCRLGPSAVVLGATEIGEGCLIHSHAVIGDEPQDLKSAPGLTRCLVGNHCVIREGVTIHRATIAGGATVVGDRCYLMTNSHVAHDCVLEEGVTLVSGALLGGHVHIGKRAIIAGNSGVHQHVRIGELAMIAAVTMISQDVAPFTLTNHAGEIVGLNTVGLMRAGFTPSERLELKSLFKLIYRTDMPRTQALEIASELATFDSANRFLDFFAADSLRGIRRLRVVGSHAA, encoded by the coding sequence ATGGCTATTCATCGAACGGCATGGATTGATGCTGCCGCGACGCTCCACGAAACGGTCGAAGTAGGACCGAATGTGGTCATTGATGGCCCCGTCACGATTGGAGCGAATTGTCGACTAGGTCCCTCTGCGGTAGTGCTGGGGGCAACGGAAATCGGCGAAGGCTGCTTGATTCATTCCCATGCAGTGATTGGCGATGAACCTCAAGACCTTAAGTCCGCGCCCGGTTTAACGCGATGTTTGGTCGGGAATCACTGTGTCATTCGAGAAGGGGTGACGATCCATCGCGCCACCATCGCAGGAGGCGCAACGGTCGTTGGAGATCGTTGTTACCTCATGACGAATTCCCACGTTGCCCATGATTGTGTGCTCGAGGAAGGGGTGACGCTGGTCAGTGGTGCTTTGCTGGGCGGGCATGTTCACATCGGTAAACGAGCGATCATCGCTGGTAATTCAGGGGTGCATCAGCACGTACGGATAGGCGAATTGGCAATGATTGCCGCGGTCACGATGATAAGTCAAGACGTTGCACCTTTCACGCTCACAAATCACGCTGGCGAAATTGTTGGACTGAACACGGTTGGGCTGATGCGGGCTGGCTTCACACCTTCGGAACGGTTAGAACTGAAGTCTCTGTTCAAGCTGATTTACCGAACCGATATGCCGCGAACGCAAGCGTTGGAGATTGCGTCCGAACTCGCGACCTTCGATTCTGCCAATCGGTTTTTGGATTTCTTTGCAGCGGATTCACTTCGCGGAATTCGTCGACTTCGAGTTGTCGGCAGCCATGCAGCCTAA